From Elephas maximus indicus isolate mEleMax1 chromosome 1, mEleMax1 primary haplotype, whole genome shotgun sequence, a single genomic window includes:
- the OLIG3 gene encoding oligodendrocyte transcription factor 3, translating into MNSDSSSVSSRASSPDMDEMYLRDHHHRHHHHQESRLNSVSSTQGDMVQKMPGESLSRAGAKVSGESSKYKIKKQLSEQDLQQLRLKINGRERKRMHDLNLAMDGLREVMPYAHGPSVRKLSKIATLLLARNYILMLTSSLEEMKRLVGEIYGGHHSAFHCGTVGHSAGHPAHAANAVHPVHPILGGALSSSNASSPLSAASLPAIGTIRPPHSLLKAPSTPPALHLGSGFQHWAGLPCPCTICQMPPPPHLSALSTANMARLSAESKDLLK; encoded by the coding sequence ATGAATTCTGATTCGAGCTCTGTCTCCAGCAGAGCTTCATCTCCGGACATGGACGAGATGTACCTGCGGgatcaccaccaccgccaccaccaccaccaggagAGCCGTCTCAACTCGGTTTCGTCCACTCAGGGCGACATGGTGCAGAAGATGCCGGGAGAAAGTCTCTCGCGGGCTGGCGCTAAGGTCTCGGGCGAGAGCAGCAAGTACAAAATCAAGAAGCAGCTGTCGGAGCAGGACCTACAGCAACTGCGGCTGAAGATCAACGGGCGCGAACGCAAGCGGATGCATGACCTGAACCTCGCCATGGACGGGCTCCGCGAGGTCATGCCGTACGCGCACGGGCCATCCGTGCGAAAGCTCTCCAAGATTGCCACGCTCCTGCTGGCCAGAAACTACATCCTCATGCTCACCAGCTCCCTGGAGGAGATGAAGAGGTTGGTTGGCGAGATCTACGGGGGCCACCACTCGGCCTTTCACTGCGGGACCGTGGGCCACTCGGCCGGCCACCCAGCGCACGCCGCCAACGCGGTGCACCCGGTGCACCCCATTCTAGGCGGCGCGCTCTCATCCAGCAACGCCTCCTCCCCGCTGTCCGCCGCCTCGCTGCCTGCCATCGGCACCATCCGGCCTCCTCACTCACTGCTCAAGGCGCCCTCCACGCCGCCTGCGCTGCACCTGGGCAGCGGCTTCCAGCACTGGGCCGGGCTGCCCTGCCCCTGCACCATCTGCCAGATGCCGCCGCCGCCGCACCTGTCCGCTCTCTCCACCGCCAACATGGCCCGACTGTCCGCCGAGTCCAAGGACTTGCTCAAGTGA